TTCTAATAAGGCCTTTATATTTCTGCACTAGGTGGAAATCTGATCGGCAGAAGCTACTATCTGTTGTCATCTAATCTAATGGAAACCTGACTACATATGACTTGCTACACATCAAATTGGGTGAACAAATTGAGTCCCTTGCTTGTATTGGTTGCTGCTTCACTGGTAGGAAATGctattgcaaatttgcaatatTGCTGCAGAAATAGTAAAATCATCTGCCAACTTTTGACTTTAAGCAGCAACAAGAATATATACAGCTAAGGACAGCTCTAGTGCATCAACGACACAGGCTTTATCATTTGTCTGCATGATCCAGAACAATACAAATTAAGATGTAGAGAACTTTTGCCTTTatctattttatatttttcataGTCCTGCCTTCTATTTCCTTATAaataggcatcacaagatcaaCAAAAGGTCTAAAGTCTGTTCATTGGGGTTGCTGACTTATAGAATGATTTTATGGTAATTTAAATACCTGAGTCGTACCAAAACATTTATGTTCAATATAAAATTTTGCATGGTTTCCACACTATGCACTGAGTCTTCCCTTACGGATATCTACTTGCAGTATTTTTACTGTACTACATCATTCATTCGTTCTGTACACTGGAGTTATTGTTGTCCCAGAACTTGCTTAATTTTGGTACTATGTATGGCAAATTCCTTACTTTTATCCCTTTATTATTTGTGTACATGCCAACTTAGATGTGCGGTCCAATTAAGGGCCCTCACAATAAATGTTACTGTCCTGTTTGCaagaaaacaaatcaaaatGGTTGATGGATGGGTAATTGTCATGTTAGTTGGTCTTAGGGACAGTTAGTGAAGGAAATTGTCAGGATATTCAAGCTGGTGCAAGGGGATCTCAGTGGCTGGGCAATGACTGTCATGATTCATCATCACTTAGAAAACTAGTGCCACCTTGGATCCTCTCAACTTTATATTTCTTGGGACAGGTTCATTATCCTCCATGGGATCCTGAACCCTTTGTAAATAATACGTTTGTTATATTATCAGAAACAATAAAATGTGATGGTTGTGCCAATTTTGGATTCATTTAGGCAATTAAACTCGAAATATGTGTTTGTTGGGTACTGTATGGATATTCGTATCGTGCAACACTCTGAATTGTAATAATGGACTTGTTGACTTGCTTTACACCTGCACGAAAGCTTTTCTCTACCTTCTGGCATAAAATTATATTTGCATTACACCTTGTTGTATGGTCTATTCGGTACTGATTATTAATTCGGTTTGGATCTGTACCTTTTCCTTTTGATGCAGTGCCAGGTAATCGATGTTCTCTCAATTTTGAAAGCTTTGCTTGTTCAGAGTTTGcttctttcccttcttttctgTTTTTATGCATACTTTAGTCAAATTCATTACAACAAAAGGTGGATCAAGAATTTACAGCTCTCTGTCTTGCATACGCAAATGCTGAAATGCATCTTCGAAGCAATGAAAAAGGGGAAACCAGGTAGATATATTTTGACTCAAATATAACAAGGTTTGCATGCAGATACAAGATGATGTATCATTGTTCTCTGAATGCACATGACCTCCATTGGTGAAACTGAAATGGAACCATGCCACAGGAAGATATAGTGCTCTTGAGCAAATGCAAGAAGATTCATTATTCATCTGTGGAACAATGCTCAAAGATTAATACTCTGCTTCTTCATCCTCCAGCGACCCAGCCTGTGATGTCTTCTCATGATCATTCTCGAGCTGGCTGAAGTTCCCCTTCTCCTTGATCAGCTGAATGTGGTGGTGCTTGCAGTAGAGCTTCCCCTCGTGCGCGATATAGTTGGAAGGGCTGATGGTGCATCCTCCATGGCAGCACTTGAAGCAGCTCTTGTGATACATAGTGTTGTTGACAGTAACCTGAAGGATTAGTGGACGTGTCGCAATCAGCATATTGCTATTCATGCAAATTAACTCTCAAGAGGTATGACATGCTTGTCACCTTTCCATCTTTCAGCAGAAAGTATCAATAATCGAGCTTCCAATATGGAAGTGCAGCAAATGCTGTCTTCATGGACAgactttttatttatttgtttgtttatttattctcaAACACATATTTATATAATTCACAAATGTGAATCCAGTGACCGTTGTCAAGTATCAATAATTGAGCATCCAACTTGGAAATGCAGCAAATGCTGTAATCATGGTTACAACTTTTGACATTTTTTCCTTCTCAGAAACATTATATTTGTATAAATCATGAATGAGAATTCAGTAACAGGTTGTCAAGGACACTGAAACTGCAGACAAATGATTGAGATAGTAGAATATGGAATCGTACCCTCTCAATTGGATAGACTGTCTTGCTGCATCCAACACATTTCTCTCTGGTGCCAGCAAAGACGCTGGAGACTTTAATAGCATTCTGCCAAAATATGCAATCATGATGAGCATAACCAAGTGCCAGTTGCTGATGAAGAACAAAAGATGAATAGTGCCACTTGGATGGTATGAAACATTAAGGCCATACAATGCTGATCTAGTGATCTGCTTCATGGGGGCCCTAGGTTTTATCAGTGTTTTCCTTCTTGCTATACTCAATTTTTGAGCTAGATTTATTCTGTTCAGATCCATGCGTCACACTTGAGGCTTTGAGTGGCTATTTATCTGACACTTCTCTCACTAGTGTGTATTTGTGTGGTCACTTCATATTCGAGGAGTTGGACTGCATCTATCCTGATGAATGATTCAAATGTCTATCGGTTTTTCTGTGTAATTTATTAACTTAATTTTAAAAAGACAATTAGACAGTGCAATATGGACTACTTGACATGCGTGATGTACCTATTCTGTAAAGCATGAATCATAGCTTGTTGCATACCTCATTCTCAACATTTCTTTCTGGCTTGACAACCTTTGGAGTCCCTGAACATTTGCAGGTGAGGAATGGCTAATCAGGCTCAAGAACGACCGGATCTCTATGTGGTGCAAATGAATCAAGGGAACGGGCTAATCAATTCGTACCTTCGAAGCTCTTGTCCAGACTCCCGGTCCTCTTGAAGAGCTGGTCGAAGTGAGGCCTGCAGTAGAGCACCCCCTCGAAGGAGTTGTAGTTGGCAAGCTGCAGCAGAGACAtcgccacacacacacacaccaccaGTAAGTCTCACTGTTCACTGCCTTATTGCATATTCCAGCAATGATACAAATCTCAGAGAAGTTGAATAGCAGCAACTTCTGAACTGAGCAAACCGAGTTCAGTGTGGTCGGGTAAGGCAGCAGCGGTACCTTGAGGGTGCCCTTGCAGTGGTGGCATCGGAAGCAGGCCTTGTGGTAGACGCGGTTGTCGGCGGTGAGCTTGTCGACGAGGTACACCGTCTTGTCGCAGGCGGTGCACTTGGTGGTCGTCCCCTGGAACGAGGTCGCCATTGCCGTCTTCCCCCTCTTCCTCCCCTGCAACAACACGCTCTCTTCCTACAGCAGAGGCAAAGGCTGCTGGTGGTGGCTGGCTATATGGGAACGGTGTGGCGGGGTGGTTGGTGGCTGGCGGGGTGCAGCCAGGTATTGACACCGCTGGGCAGGACAGGACACAGCTCGTGATGGATGGGGAATGTTGGGGGTGGCACGCGGCCTGGCAGATCAGCTGAGTTGGGCTGGGGGTGAAGGAGCAGGGGAGCccgggagggggaggggtgtGTACGTACGAGGTGGGGGGGGGCCGACCGGCTCGTCCGGCGCGAACGGGGAGGAGGAAATGGTTGTGGCGGTGGTTGTGGAAAATTTGCGGAGGGGCGAAGCAAGATCTGCCGGCAAGGGAGACCGACGGTGACAAAAGGGGAGCGGGAAAACAGTATGGGACAATCattagagggagggagggagggggaatgATTCTGATTGATGCGTGTTTTCAGAACAGGGAGTGCAGGTGGGTGAAAAACCTGCTTCTCCTCGCCTCGCCAGAGggggagtggagtggagtgggtGGCTTGTGATCTTGACGAAAGGCTCTGCTCTGCATTCCTCTCCTCGAGTGAAACCGGTTCTGGGGATCTCTGCTTTGATTGGAACACGGTGCCATACGCCCATACCACACCATGTGCACTGAATCAGAGCTTGACGTGGCTGCAGGCTTTCTGTCTTCACTGCCTCTGGTTGCTTCTAGTCACAGTTGAAGTTAAACAGTTTCAATCTTTGTTCCCTTTTTCCTTGTCATTCTAGTGGGGTTCCTTGCTTCTAGTGAGTGGAGgccaaaaaaaagaaggaaaagaaatcaTTTCTTTGCTAATTACCTGTGCAGCCATAATATAACTATTTTTCATATATACTTGTTCATATTCTGCTCCGACATGATGCATGTAACTTTGAATTTAACTCACTTTGTATGTAAACTATGTCGTATATTTGACTCATTTGCTTCTTTCAGGAATGCGCGATGCAAGGATCAAGATCCATCCATGAAAAAAAAGGCAGGCAATGTTTACATAAAGTTAAACAGGCAATCCAcgattattttttttaacatagcCAGCGATTTTAAATTTTCGAGCCCCTCTGCATGATGTAGTGGCATCTTCTTTTCAGCCTCGCCATTCCACCTCTTCAATTTGTCGGTAGTTCCTTAGGATGCTGGCAAGTTAGCTCATGGCACAACAAATCTGACAGCTGATGTCGAAAACAGATGTCTCAATTAGGTCGAACAGAATCAAATTTCTTGTTACTTGACACATATATTGTGCAGGCGTATCTGTGCATAGCTATTAGCTCAACAGATCTAGACGGCAAGCgggcattttttttataaaaaaacaaaaaaaaaatagatctcCACGACAAGGCCACCCAGCAAACATGAAAGTAAGCCTGCATGAGCGCCCTGTCaggtcagtttttttttttttttgaaaaagaaa
This sequence is a window from Setaria italica strain Yugu1 chromosome III, Setaria_italica_v2.0, whole genome shotgun sequence. Protein-coding genes within it:
- the LOC101757664 gene encoding LIM domain-containing protein WLIM1, whose amino-acid sequence is MATSFQGTTTKCTACDKTVYLVDKLTADNRVYHKACFRCHHCKGTLKLANYNSFEGVLYCRPHFDQLFKRTGSLDKSFEGTPKVVKPERNVENENAIKVSSVFAGTREKCVGCSKTVYPIERVTVNNTMYHKSCFKCCHGGCTISPSNYIAHEGKLYCKHHHIQLIKEKGNFSQLENDHEKTSQAGSLEDEEAEY